A genomic window from Gloeocapsopsis sp. IPPAS B-1203 includes:
- a CDS encoding glycoside hydrolase family protein — MRKSWKRLIASSTAVLALGFLVHYRQPEVRRSPKTDSTTGYLPPLVMDGGDPYLRALMRTISASESNHPQPYTILYGGQHVEDLSSHPEKCITIVTGPNQGNCSTAAGRYQMLNTTWKEKAQQYHPQPPGLMFWRSYSFQPEFQDAVVYAWLSDRQAWGTDIAALLRQGNLNRVLRLLSPTWTSLGYGIEDNVMTQRLPQVYQKMLQEELKAIAQI, encoded by the coding sequence ATGCGTAAGTCTTGGAAACGTTTGATTGCAAGCAGTACTGCTGTTTTGGCACTAGGTTTTTTGGTACATTATCGACAGCCAGAAGTGAGGCGATCGCCTAAAACTGATTCCACCACAGGCTATCTTCCACCATTAGTCATGGATGGCGGCGATCCTTACCTTCGTGCTTTGATGCGTACAATATCAGCAAGCGAATCTAATCACCCCCAACCCTACACAATTCTTTATGGCGGTCAACACGTTGAAGATCTGAGCAGTCATCCAGAGAAGTGTATCACAATTGTTACAGGTCCAAATCAAGGCAACTGTTCTACTGCAGCTGGACGCTATCAAATGCTCAATACAACCTGGAAAGAAAAGGCACAGCAATATCATCCTCAGCCACCAGGCTTGATGTTTTGGCGATCATATAGTTTCCAGCCAGAATTTCAAGATGCTGTTGTTTACGCTTGGTTAAGCGATCGCCAAGCTTGGGGAACTGACATTGCAGCATTACTTCGCCAAGGAAACCTAAATCGCGTACTCAGGCTACTTTCTCCCACTTGGACAAGCTTAGGTTACGGTATTGAAGACAATGTCATGACACAGCGTTTACCTCAGGTCTATCAAAAGATGCTGCAAGAAGAATTAAAAGCTATTGCTCAAATATAG
- a CDS encoding NAD(P)H-binding protein, translating to MKAFVAGATGETGRRIVQELVKRNIPVRALVRNVESAKSILPAEAELVVGDVLQQDSLRAAVGDSTVLLCATGAKPSFDPTGPYKVDYEGTKNLVDVAKANGIEHFVFVSSLCTSQLFHPLNLFWLILVWKKQAEEYLQKSGLTYTIVRPGGLKNDDNSNPIVMSAADTLFDGSIPRTKVAQVCVEALFNPESKNKVVEIVAKPEASAKSFQELFASVV from the coding sequence ATGAAAGCATTTGTAGCAGGGGCAACAGGCGAGACAGGTCGCAGAATTGTCCAAGAATTAGTTAAAAGAAACATTCCTGTGCGCGCCTTGGTTCGGAATGTAGAGTCAGCTAAATCGATTTTACCGGCTGAGGCTGAGTTAGTAGTTGGCGATGTTTTGCAGCAAGATAGTCTTCGTGCTGCGGTAGGAGACAGTACTGTCTTACTCTGTGCAACGGGCGCTAAACCTAGTTTTGACCCCACTGGACCTTACAAAGTAGACTATGAAGGAACAAAGAATTTAGTAGATGTTGCTAAGGCTAATGGCATAGAGCATTTTGTTTTTGTTTCTTCCTTGTGTACTTCTCAACTGTTTCATCCTCTAAATCTGTTCTGGCTAATCTTAGTGTGGAAAAAGCAGGCGGAGGAGTATCTCCAAAAAAGTGGTCTTACCTATACTATCGTCCGACCAGGCGGTTTGAAAAATGACGATAACTCTAATCCAATTGTCATGTCTGCTGCGGATACATTGTTTGATGGTAGTATTCCACGTACCAAAGTAGCACAGGTATGCGTTGAGGCGCTGTTTAATCCTGAATCAAAAAATAAAGTTGTGGAAATTGTCGCTAAGCCAGAAGCTTCAGCAAAAAGCTTTCAAGAACTCTTTGCGAGTGTTGTTTAA
- a CDS encoding DUF1997 domain-containing protein: MLSSNGEYKSTRNGQVHWDAQSTLAESDYSHTDSPTCFQGKFTDCMEMYASAEAVANYLNAHQGWFCRCAQPMKVDFVKENAYALTIGRIGSFGYEVEPKVGLELLPPNEGIYRIQTIPVPNYTAPGYDVDFQAMMELVEAAPAPNTKTMTRVEWELDLAVAVHFPKFVQRLPKSLVQNTGDRLLNNIVKQVSRRLTYKVQEDFHKSLGLPVPTKSKRAT, translated from the coding sequence ATGCTGTCGAGCAATGGTGAATATAAATCTACTAGAAATGGGCAAGTGCATTGGGATGCACAATCAACGCTAGCAGAAAGTGACTATTCACATACTGATTCACCAACATGCTTTCAGGGAAAGTTCACTGACTGTATGGAAATGTATGCCTCTGCTGAAGCAGTCGCAAACTACCTCAATGCTCACCAAGGCTGGTTTTGCCGCTGCGCTCAGCCAATGAAGGTAGATTTTGTCAAGGAAAATGCATATGCATTGACGATTGGTCGTATTGGCTCGTTTGGCTATGAAGTAGAACCTAAGGTTGGCTTAGAACTTTTGCCCCCAAATGAAGGCATTTATCGCATTCAGACAATTCCAGTTCCAAACTACACTGCCCCTGGTTATGATGTAGACTTTCAAGCCATGATGGAACTTGTAGAAGCAGCCCCCGCACCCAATACAAAAACAATGACACGCGTTGAATGGGAGCTAGATTTGGCAGTTGCAGTTCATTTCCCGAAATTTGTTCAACGTTTACCAAAATCACTCGTTCAAAATACAGGCGATCGCCTTCTCAACAACATCGTTAAACAAGTTTCTCGTCGTCTAACCTATAAGGTTCAAGAAGATTTTCATAAGTCGCTGGGTTTACCTGTGCCAACAAAATCAAAACGGGCAACTTGA
- a CDS encoding DUF4079 domain-containing protein, whose translation MELSQAVKFWLNFIHPVLMWGLLAASFYALYLGVQVRRTRYAEGEVKKELIKGRYNVKHYQIGSVILALMVIGTLAAMGITYINNQKLFLGPHLLVGLGMTGMIAVSASLSPFMQKGQNWARYTHIVLNSALLALFSWQAVSGIQIIQNILSKR comes from the coding sequence ATGGAACTTTCACAAGCAGTTAAATTCTGGCTAAACTTCATCCACCCTGTTTTGATGTGGGGTTTGCTTGCGGCTTCATTTTATGCACTGTATTTAGGTGTACAAGTAAGACGGACTCGCTATGCCGAGGGTGAAGTTAAAAAAGAGTTGATTAAAGGTAGATATAACGTTAAACACTACCAAATTGGTTCGGTCATCTTAGCACTCATGGTGATAGGTACGCTAGCAGCGATGGGTATTACCTACATCAACAATCAAAAGTTATTTCTTGGACCTCACTTATTAGTGGGATTAGGTATGACAGGGATGATTGCAGTTTCTGCCAGCCTCTCACCATTTATGCAAAAAGGTCAGAACTGGGCACGTTACACCCACATTGTTTTAAATTCTGCTTTACTCGCTTTATTTAGTTGGCAAGCAGTTAGTGGCATACAAATCATCCAAAACATTCTCAGCAAGCGATAA
- a CDS encoding ankyrin repeat domain-containing protein, translating into MTATKDISLIKAAKSGDIQQVHALLSADASVNASDADGTTALMFATQRGYNEIVRLLLVNGADVNRPRKLYSLTPLMLAAAANQLDIVKTLLAHGADVNAINEDGSTALMIAALKGYANIVRVLLNAGAKAVIRDQDDDTALKLAVQQQHVDVVQVLLASGTLDVNIQDEQGETILIQAVDLGATEVVQALLDAGADPNLNIEGGSPLAAAAAGGYMAIASALLNAGAEINAQDQDGETPLHLAAVEKHTEVVQLLLSRGADVEARNCLGDTPLMVAVLHGHSSIVRELLQIGTSNKALLNITTLGETPLTLAATQGHTETVQLLLNYGADPNLPADDGKTALMKAADRNHIEVIECLLKSGAQVNLQDKYHATALMWAAHRGFTDAVAILLKAGADVTLKNTAGYTALMLAEFNGYKNVVRSLKTAGAQE; encoded by the coding sequence ATGACTGCAACAAAAGACATCTCATTAATCAAGGCGGCTAAAAGTGGTGACATTCAACAAGTCCATGCACTCTTGAGTGCGGATGCAAGTGTGAATGCTAGCGATGCCGATGGTACAACCGCCTTGATGTTTGCTACTCAGCGCGGCTATAACGAAATTGTGCGACTGCTACTCGTTAATGGGGCTGATGTAAACCGCCCAAGAAAGCTTTACAGTTTAACGCCACTGATGTTAGCTGCAGCGGCAAATCAACTGGATATTGTGAAAACGTTGTTAGCGCATGGTGCGGATGTCAATGCAATTAATGAAGATGGTAGCACTGCATTGATGATCGCTGCACTCAAAGGTTATGCAAACATAGTACGTGTATTACTAAATGCTGGCGCTAAGGCTGTTATCCGCGATCAAGATGATGATACTGCCCTCAAGCTTGCTGTGCAGCAACAGCACGTTGATGTAGTTCAAGTGCTACTAGCTTCTGGAACACTTGATGTTAATATCCAAGACGAGCAAGGTGAGACAATATTAATACAAGCTGTCGATTTGGGTGCAACTGAGGTAGTACAAGCACTGCTAGACGCAGGAGCAGATCCAAATTTAAATATTGAGGGTGGTAGTCCGTTAGCAGCCGCAGCCGCAGGAGGTTATATGGCGATCGCTTCAGCATTACTTAATGCTGGTGCTGAAATTAATGCTCAAGATCAAGACGGAGAAACACCACTCCATTTAGCCGCTGTTGAAAAACATACAGAAGTTGTCCAGCTGTTGCTGAGTCGGGGTGCTGATGTAGAAGCTAGAAATTGTCTAGGTGATACGCCTTTAATGGTTGCAGTGTTACACGGACATAGCTCAATTGTTCGTGAATTGTTACAAATAGGCACATCAAATAAAGCTCTACTCAATATCACAACTTTAGGTGAAACGCCGCTAACACTTGCTGCGACTCAAGGACATACCGAGACAGTACAGCTATTACTCAACTACGGTGCTGATCCCAATTTACCTGCTGATGATGGAAAAACCGCATTGATGAAAGCCGCTGATCGAAATCACATTGAGGTCATTGAGTGTTTGCTGAAATCTGGAGCGCAAGTCAATCTCCAAGACAAATATCATGCAACCGCCTTGATGTGGGCAGCCCACCGAGGTTTTACTGATGCAGTAGCAATACTGCTCAAAGCAGGCGCAGATGTCACATTAAAAAATACCGCAGGCTACACTGCTTTAATGCTGGCAGAATTTAATGGATATAAAAATGTTGTGCGATCGCTTAAAACAGCAGGTGCTCAAGAATAG
- a CDS encoding kelch repeat-containing protein yields the protein MRYFKKQSTILAFIIIIFVVFTTVKSLAATEIKWTTVAPSPVGTGEAMSAVVGGKLYQLGGYTSNWRPTNRADVYDPATNTWQRLADIPVRITHAGVAADPGNIYLAGGYVGKPEGGQLFATRKVLRYNIATNTWSEMPPLPQARGSGGFSNLKGELHFFGGADLNRIDRGNHWVLKLNNLAANWQPAAPLPNPRSHLGDAIVNGKIYAIGGQHSYDDYLTTQNTVHAWNPATQQWAKVANLPQGRSHIGAATFVVNGEIYLVGGEVKHEMAVNQVTVYNPKTNSWRELTPLPTKRHSGVSGFINGNIYYSSGAPAFNKTVYRGRFQLVN from the coding sequence ATGCGTTACTTTAAAAAACAGTCTACAATATTAGCATTTATCATAATTATTTTTGTAGTATTCACTACAGTTAAATCTTTAGCTGCAACTGAAATTAAATGGACTACGGTTGCACCTTCTCCGGTGGGAACTGGAGAGGCAATGAGTGCAGTAGTCGGTGGTAAATTATATCAATTGGGCGGATATACTTCTAATTGGAGACCAACAAATCGCGCGGATGTATACGATCCAGCAACAAATACGTGGCAGCGACTTGCAGATATACCAGTAAGAATCACGCACGCAGGAGTTGCAGCCGACCCAGGAAATATTTACCTAGCAGGTGGGTATGTTGGTAAGCCTGAAGGTGGACAGTTATTTGCGACAAGAAAAGTTTTACGCTACAACATTGCAACAAATACCTGGTCTGAAATGCCACCATTACCACAAGCTAGAGGGAGCGGTGGATTTAGTAATTTGAAAGGGGAATTGCACTTCTTCGGTGGAGCAGATCTTAATAGAATTGACCGTGGCAATCATTGGGTACTAAAGCTTAACAATCTCGCTGCTAATTGGCAACCAGCAGCGCCTTTACCCAATCCGCGCTCGCACTTAGGAGATGCAATTGTCAACGGCAAGATTTATGCGATCGGCGGGCAGCATAGTTATGATGACTACTTAACGACACAAAATACCGTCCATGCTTGGAATCCTGCAACTCAGCAGTGGGCGAAAGTGGCTAATCTACCACAAGGTCGTAGTCATATTGGGGCTGCAACTTTTGTCGTTAATGGAGAAATATATTTAGTGGGTGGCGAAGTTAAACACGAGATGGCAGTTAATCAGGTAACAGTGTATAATCCTAAAACAAATTCATGGCGTGAGTTAACGCCATTACCTACTAAACGCCACTCAGGAGTTAGTGGTTTTATCAACGGTAATATCTACTATTCTTCAGGCGCTCCAGCTTTCAACAAAACAGTGTACCGAGGTAGATTTCAGCTGGTAAATTAG
- a CDS encoding thioesterase family protein: protein MQPFTTQLRVRHYEMDALGHVNNSVYQHYLEQAAIEHLEHLGFSLDVYRQLGGVFVMRRIEIDYLRPAIAGDTLEVRTWLQEMRGTRAIRRYEIRKHGNDHLLVTAEALWVWVDSMTMRPRPIPDVLLDAFVQMQHS, encoded by the coding sequence ATGCAACCATTTACAACACAGCTAAGGGTACGTCATTATGAAATGGATGCTCTGGGTCATGTCAATAACTCAGTCTATCAACATTACCTCGAACAAGCCGCGATTGAACATTTAGAACATCTTGGTTTTTCTTTAGATGTTTATCGTCAACTCGGTGGTGTTTTTGTGATGCGCCGGATTGAGATTGATTACCTTCGTCCGGCGATCGCTGGTGACACTCTAGAAGTCCGTACTTGGTTGCAAGAAATGCGCGGTACGCGTGCGATTCGGCGCTATGAAATTCGCAAGCATGGCAACGACCACTTATTAGTGACAGCTGAAGCTTTATGGGTATGGGTAGACTCAATGACAATGCGCCCTAGACCAATTCCTGACGTGTTATTAGATGCTTTTGTGCAAATGCAACATTCTTGA
- the gcvP gene encoding aminomethyl-transferring glycine dehydrogenase: MIEEAQESFSFAQRHIGSKPEEIQQMLDELGLATLDALIDQTVPQAIRLNGSLQLEPAQSEYAALAKLKEIASKNQVFRSFIGMGYHDCMTPPVIQRNILENPGWYTAYTPYQPEISQGRLEALLNFQTMIIDLTSLEIANASLLDEATAAAEAMAMSYGLCKQKANTFFVSQDCHPQTIAVVETRAVPLGIKIVVGDHQTFTWDDSVFGALLQYPASDGTIYDYRSFVEQAHTVGALITVAADLLSLCLLTPPGEFGADIAIGSTQRFGVPLGYGGPHAAYFATKEQYKRQVPGRIVGVSKDIHGKPALRLALQTREQHIRREKATSNICTAQVLLAVMASMYAVYHGSQGLKNIAQRVHQLTVILAEGLKHLGYAVSSEHYFDTLRVDLEPESVAQIIAAALAQQINLRTINESAIAISLNETTTEADLYDLWQIFAGSEVSFTLEELATPQSAFESVKPFSRTSRYLTHPVFNSYHAETEMLRYIYRLQAKDLSLTTSMIPLGSCTMKLNATTEMLPISWQEFGKIHPFAPLSQTRGYQILFAQLEQALAEITGFAGISLQPNAGAQGEYAGLLVIRQYHESRGEAHRNVCLIPESAHGTNPASAVMAGMKVVAIACDKQGNIDINDLQAKAEKHSHELAALMVTYPSTHGVFEAQIKDICAIIHAHGGQVYMDGANMNAQVGICRPGDYGADVCHLNLHKTFCIPHGGGGPGMGPIGVAAHLIAFLPGHPVVEIGDEQSIGAIAAAPWGSASILPISWMYITLMGAAGLTQATKVAILNANYIAHRLEPYYPVLYKGKSGLVAHECILDLRSLKKSAGIEVDDIAKRLMDYGFHAPTVSWPVAGTMMVEPTESESKAELDRFCEAMIQIRQEIAAIEAGKVDMQDNVLKNAPHTAETLIAADWQHSYSREQAAYPTPQTREHKFWTTVGRIDNAYGDRNFVCSCLPMEAYSE; encoded by the coding sequence CTGATAGAAGAAGCACAAGAATCTTTTTCTTTCGCACAAAGGCACATTGGTTCTAAGCCGGAAGAAATTCAACAAATGCTTGACGAATTAGGTTTGGCAACGCTTGATGCTTTGATCGACCAAACTGTACCGCAGGCAATTCGACTCAATGGCTCGCTTCAGCTAGAACCAGCGCAGAGTGAATACGCAGCCTTAGCTAAACTAAAAGAAATCGCCTCGAAAAATCAAGTATTTCGCTCATTTATTGGCATGGGGTATCACGACTGCATGACCCCACCTGTCATTCAACGCAATATTCTAGAAAATCCAGGCTGGTACACTGCCTATACTCCCTATCAACCAGAGATTTCGCAAGGACGACTAGAAGCACTACTGAATTTCCAGACAATGATTATTGATCTAACAAGTTTGGAAATTGCCAATGCCTCACTCCTTGATGAAGCAACAGCAGCAGCCGAAGCAATGGCAATGAGTTATGGGCTGTGTAAGCAAAAAGCAAATACCTTTTTCGTTTCCCAAGATTGCCATCCGCAAACGATCGCAGTTGTTGAAACTCGCGCTGTACCGCTAGGAATTAAAATTGTTGTCGGCGACCATCAAACGTTTACTTGGGATGATTCTGTCTTTGGTGCGTTGCTACAATATCCAGCGAGTGACGGGACAATTTACGATTATCGTAGTTTTGTCGAACAAGCCCATACAGTAGGGGCTTTAATCACAGTTGCAGCCGATCTTTTAAGCCTGTGTTTACTGACGCCGCCTGGAGAATTTGGGGCTGATATCGCGATTGGGAGTACTCAGCGTTTTGGCGTTCCCCTTGGCTACGGCGGTCCTCATGCAGCTTATTTTGCAACAAAAGAGCAATACAAGCGACAAGTACCAGGACGAATTGTTGGTGTTTCAAAAGATATTCATGGTAAGCCAGCGCTACGTCTTGCACTACAAACTAGAGAACAGCATATTCGTCGGGAAAAAGCAACTAGTAACATTTGTACTGCTCAAGTGTTATTAGCGGTTATGGCATCAATGTATGCGGTTTATCACGGATCGCAAGGCTTGAAAAATATTGCCCAACGAGTTCATCAGCTAACAGTCATTTTGGCTGAAGGTCTGAAGCATTTAGGCTATGCCGTTAGTTCAGAACACTACTTTGATACACTGCGAGTAGACCTTGAACCAGAAAGTGTTGCCCAAATCATTGCAGCAGCTTTAGCTCAGCAAATCAATCTACGAACTATTAATGAAAGTGCGATCGCGATTAGCTTAAATGAAACAACAACAGAAGCTGATCTCTATGATTTATGGCAAATTTTTGCTGGCAGTGAAGTGTCTTTTACGCTAGAAGAATTAGCAACTCCTCAATCGGCATTTGAGAGTGTCAAACCGTTTAGTCGCACTAGTCGCTATCTAACACATCCTGTATTTAACAGCTACCATGCTGAAACTGAGATGCTGCGCTATATTTACCGATTGCAAGCTAAGGATCTATCGCTGACAACATCCATGATTCCTTTGGGTTCATGCACGATGAAGTTGAATGCGACTACCGAAATGTTGCCAATCTCGTGGCAAGAGTTCGGGAAAATTCATCCGTTTGCACCCTTGTCTCAAACCAGAGGGTATCAAATCTTGTTTGCACAACTCGAACAAGCTTTAGCTGAAATCACAGGTTTTGCCGGAATTTCCCTACAACCAAATGCGGGCGCACAAGGAGAATATGCGGGGTTACTTGTGATCCGTCAATATCACGAAAGTCGCGGTGAAGCCCATCGAAATGTTTGTCTGATTCCAGAATCAGCCCACGGGACAAATCCCGCAAGTGCAGTGATGGCGGGGATGAAAGTCGTGGCGATCGCTTGTGACAAACAAGGCAATATTGACATTAATGATCTGCAAGCAAAAGCTGAAAAACACAGTCACGAACTTGCGGCTTTGATGGTGACGTATCCTTCAACACATGGTGTTTTTGAAGCACAAATTAAGGATATTTGCGCGATTATCCACGCCCACGGCGGGCAAGTTTACATGGATGGGGCAAATATGAACGCCCAAGTCGGAATTTGTCGTCCTGGCGATTATGGTGCGGATGTGTGTCACTTGAACTTACACAAAACTTTCTGTATTCCCCATGGTGGCGGTGGTCCAGGAATGGGACCAATCGGAGTTGCAGCGCATCTTATTGCGTTTTTACCAGGACATCCGGTGGTGGAGATTGGTGATGAACAAAGTATCGGGGCGATCGCTGCCGCGCCTTGGGGTAGTGCCAGTATTTTACCGATTTCCTGGATGTATATTACGCTGATGGGTGCGGCAGGACTAACGCAAGCAACTAAAGTCGCGATTCTCAATGCGAATTACATTGCCCACCGCTTAGAACCTTACTACCCAGTGTTATATAAGGGCAAATCAGGCTTAGTTGCGCACGAGTGTATTTTAGATTTGCGATCGCTCAAGAAATCTGCCGGAATTGAGGTAGACGACATTGCCAAGCGTTTAATGGATTACGGCTTCCACGCGCCTACAGTTTCTTGGCCTGTTGCTGGCACAATGATGGTAGAACCAACAGAAAGTGAATCAAAAGCAGAATTGGATCGCTTTTGTGAGGCAATGATTCAAATTCGCCAAGAAATTGCGGCAATTGAGGCAGGTAAGGTAGATATGCAGGATAATGTTTTGAAAAATGCCCCGCATACTGCTGAGACTTTGATTGCTGCTGATTGGCAACACTCTTACTCCCGCGAACAAGCTGCTTATCCAACACCACAAACTCGCGAACACAAATTCTGGACTACTGTTGGACGCATTGATAATGCTTATGGCGATCGCAATTTCGTCTGCTCGTGTTTACCAATGGAAGCGTATAGTGAGTAA
- the gcvH gene encoding glycine cleavage system protein GcvH: MVLEYPSDLKYQDSHEYVRLDGDIATIGISAFAVDQLGDIVFLELPEVGDAITKGESFGTIESVKAVENLYAAVSGTVVECNDAIVEAPEQLADDPYSEGWLLKVKITDPSELDDTMSADEYQAQVEGE; encoded by the coding sequence ATGGTACTGGAATATCCCAGCGATTTAAAATATCAAGATTCTCACGAGTACGTAAGGTTAGATGGCGATATCGCCACAATTGGCATTAGCGCCTTTGCTGTAGATCAACTAGGTGACATTGTGTTTCTAGAATTGCCAGAAGTTGGTGATGCCATCACGAAAGGAGAAAGCTTTGGCACAATTGAGTCGGTGAAGGCTGTGGAGAACTTGTACGCTGCAGTAAGCGGTACAGTAGTAGAGTGTAATGATGCCATAGTGGAGGCACCTGAACAGTTAGCCGATGACCCCTATAGCGAAGGTTGGTTGTTAAAAGTAAAAATAACTGACCCTAGTGAACTTGATGATACGATGTCTGCGGATGAGTATCAGGCACAAGTAGAAGGTGAGTAG
- the gcvT gene encoding glycine cleavage system aminomethyltransferase GcvT: MLPLAQTPLYQLALELKARLTSFGGWEMPVQFVGISKEHQAVRTAAGIFDISHMGKFILRGKQLISQLQRLVPSDLKRLQPGQAQYTVLLNSQAGIIDDIIFYYQGEDAGEQRGVMIVNAATTDKDKAWILQNIDSEQVQLHDVSSEKVLIAVQGPQAAATLQQFVQEDLSEIKAFGHLEATVLSQPGFIARTGYTGEDGFEVMVDSEIGIKLWRSLYDAGVIPCGLGARDTLRLEAAMALYGQDIDETTTPLEASMGWLVHLDTKEDFIGREVLAQQKAHGVQRKLVGLCLEGRNIARHGYQVLSHSKVVGEITSGTLSPTLGYPVALAYVPTALGQLGQQLDVEIRGKLYPAIVVKRPFYRSKTRLLT, encoded by the coding sequence ATGCTACCGTTAGCTCAAACGCCTCTGTATCAACTTGCACTCGAACTTAAAGCCCGACTAACTAGCTTTGGTGGTTGGGAAATGCCGGTGCAGTTTGTTGGCATTAGTAAAGAACATCAAGCGGTGAGAACTGCAGCGGGAATATTTGATATTTCCCACATGGGTAAATTCATCTTGCGCGGGAAGCAGTTAATTTCTCAATTACAGCGTTTAGTCCCATCGGATTTGAAACGCCTGCAACCAGGTCAAGCGCAATACACTGTCTTGTTAAACTCCCAAGCTGGAATTATTGACGATATTATTTTTTACTACCAAGGGGAAGATGCTGGTGAACAACGAGGCGTGATGATTGTCAATGCGGCAACTACTGATAAAGATAAAGCATGGATTTTGCAAAACATTGATTCAGAACAAGTACAGTTGCACGATGTCTCTTCAGAAAAAGTCTTAATTGCTGTGCAAGGACCCCAAGCTGCTGCCACTCTACAACAATTTGTTCAAGAAGACTTATCTGAGATTAAAGCTTTTGGTCATCTTGAAGCAACAGTTCTCAGTCAACCTGGGTTTATAGCGCGAACTGGGTACACTGGAGAAGATGGATTTGAAGTGATGGTTGATTCAGAGATAGGGATAAAATTGTGGCGATCGCTCTACGATGCTGGTGTCATTCCCTGCGGGCTTGGTGCGCGTGATACGCTGCGACTCGAAGCTGCAATGGCGCTTTACGGACAAGATATTGATGAAACAACCACACCTCTCGAAGCTAGCATGGGCTGGCTAGTTCATTTAGACACTAAAGAGGACTTTATTGGGCGTGAAGTTCTTGCCCAACAAAAAGCGCATGGAGTTCAACGCAAACTAGTCGGGTTGTGTCTTGAAGGTAGAAATATAGCGCGTCATGGCTATCAAGTGCTATCGCACTCGAAAGTTGTGGGCGAAATCACAAGCGGTACACTCTCGCCTACATTAGGTTATCCCGTTGCTTTAGCTTATGTTCCTACTGCTTTGGGTCAATTAGGACAGCAGCTAGATGTTGAGATTCGGGGGAAACTATATCCAGCGATCGTCGTTAAGCGTCCATTCTATCGTTCAAAAACGCGGCTATTAACTTAA
- a CDS encoding EamA family transporter has protein sequence MIQVLCAALLWGFAGALAGRLMGGTLEPAILVPLRFFGSFLVLLPFIWRLPPSHKELPRLFAIGLALTLTQVSYYLAIHLSSVATGLFLQYMAPVLLTLYALVRGESLSRPKLFGLGFAVVGAYFLVVGPQGLAGGLGIAYGIASAFLFATFSYLGMGMQAHPLTVLGLGMGVGSFLSVPFTPWQKILDLSVMDLAAVAYIVLLGTVVPFGLFLWGVRKIPARVATLVAMIEPVCGAIFAIFLVGQLLSPLAVLGGAMILCGVWLNTGVSVKKSSGA, from the coding sequence ATGATTCAAGTATTGTGTGCTGCACTGCTATGGGGCTTTGCTGGGGCGTTGGCTGGGCGTTTAATGGGAGGAACACTAGAACCTGCAATTCTGGTTCCGTTACGCTTTTTTGGGAGTTTTTTAGTTCTTTTGCCCTTCATATGGCGCTTACCGCCAAGTCATAAAGAGTTACCGCGCCTTTTTGCGATCGGATTAGCATTAACCCTAACTCAAGTTAGCTATTATTTAGCAATTCATTTATCAAGTGTGGCAACGGGGCTATTTTTACAGTATATGGCTCCAGTATTACTAACTTTATACGCTTTGGTTCGTGGAGAGAGTTTGTCTCGACCGAAATTATTTGGATTAGGATTTGCAGTTGTGGGAGCGTATTTTTTAGTAGTAGGTCCCCAAGGGCTGGCAGGAGGATTGGGAATAGCTTATGGCATAGCTTCGGCTTTTTTGTTCGCTACTTTTTCCTATCTCGGAATGGGAATGCAAGCACACCCGTTAACAGTATTAGGACTGGGGATGGGAGTCGGTAGTTTTCTGAGTGTACCGTTCACTCCCTGGCAAAAAATTCTTGACTTGAGTGTTATGGATTTAGCTGCAGTTGCATATATTGTTTTACTAGGAACTGTTGTTCCCTTTGGTTTATTTTTATGGGGAGTACGTAAGATTCCGGCACGTGTGGCAACCTTAGTCGCCATGATTGAACCAGTATGTGGGGCAATTTTTGCTATTTTCCTGGTTGGGCAATTACTTTCGCCGCTAGCTGTATTAGGTGGGGCAATGATTTTATGTGGCGTTTGGCTAAATACCGGTGTATCAGTTAAAAAGTCATCTGGTGCTTAA